CGAAAACGCACGCCGGGCGCCTCGAACCCCAACTCCGTGTAACAGTCGTTTTCCAGCACCCAGCACTCATGACGCTCCAGCAATTGCGCAACAGCTTGGCGGTCCTCATCCGGCGCCTGGCTGCCGCGAGGCATATTCAAGCCCGAAGACACCATGACCAGGCGCACCGGCTCGGTTTCCAGCAGGTGCTTGAGTCGATCGTGATGCAGCTTGCCATTGGCCTGCAGGGGCCATTCGATCACCCGCACGCCCGCCCCCTGGAAGAGTCGCAGAATCACCCAGTCGCAAGGCGATTCGACCACCACAACGGCATCCTTGAGGCCCAGCACGGCAATCAGAATCTCCAGCACCCCACGAAGATCAGCGCCTATGTAGACATCATCAGCGTGCCAGCAACGCACGGGGGATGTGGTGTAGCGCGCCGCCAACGCCATGCGCAGCTCAAGTTCGCCGCAGGGTTGCGAATTCGGTTGTGGCTGGCGCGGGTACTGACGCAGCAGTTCTCTTTCCTGCAACAACAACGGGCTGTCGATCGACTGCAAGAGCGCCGGTTCATCGCTGCAAAGGACCAGCATGCCCGGGCGTCGGGCATTGACGTAGACGCTTTCAAGCAAGTCATTGCCCTGGTAGAGCACATTGATGGCGGGTGCGGGCAGCGCGTAATAGCCGGACTTGGCCACCGAGTACACCCGCCCCTCTTTCTCCAGCAGCGAATAGGCGTACTGAATGGTCGAGATCGAGACGTTCAGGCGTTCGGCCAAGTGGCGCAATGACGGCAGGCGAACGTGCAAGTCGCTGGCGCTTTCATCGATGATGCTGGTCAGGTAGCGATAAACCGCCTGGTAGGCAAAAACGGATTCACGGGGCTCTTTCATGGGATCGGGCCACAGGTGCGAGGTTGTTTGTCACGCGGCCTCAAGATTCCTGTCAAACCACCCACGTTCAACGACCCGCTGACCGCTCGCCCACCTGGGACGCGTCTTCACCGGTTTCCTCATCGTGATCACCACCCGTGGATTCGACAGCCCCGATTTCCAGGGTCGACAGTGGCGCCATGCGATAGAGCTTGCCAATGAGACTGACCGACAGCCCGCTGACATCCACCAGCCATTGCATGATCTGATCCACGACCGGGTGTCCCTGCATTGCCCGATGCAACTCCGGCAAGGCCACCAGCATGCCCGGATGGCACTGGCGCAGAAAGCGTTCAAGCAGCGCCGCCTTGTTGCCAAAGGGCGCAAACAGCATGCAGACCAATTGCGCCTCGCTCAGGCCGAGGCTGCTTTGCGCCTCGGTCGTCGCGCGGGCACGCAACTCCGCCAGCGTCAATGGGTCGCCAAGCACCTCCATCGCCTGTTCGCACAGGCGTTCTGGCAATTGATTGCGGCGCATCATGATCAAGGCCCGTTGCAGGTAATGCGCAATGCCCGATTCGTAGGTGCCTCCCTGCACGAAACAGGCTTGCAACCCGCGCACGTGCGCCGACACCGCCAACCCCACGTAATCGTTGTCACTGAGCTGTGCCGATAACTCGTCGGACTTGAACCCGAGGAACTCGGTGAGCAGGGGCCAGCGCTCTTCTCTGTTGCCGACCAGCATGTCGTGGATGTCGATAACCGTCGCGCGGCGGCAGATTTCAAATTGATCGAGTGGGCGCCACGGCTGTTCGTCTTCGCTGTAAAAGCGCTGGTAGCCCTGGTTGCCCAACTCGTCCAGCAGCGGAAACAGTCCCGCACTGTCGGGCTCATGGAGATTCGAGCAGTGCAGTTCGGCCTTGATTGCTGCCCGTCGCAAACCCTCGATGAAGTGTTTGCGCCGACGCGATGAGTCACTACTGATCAAGGCATCGACGCCATGGTTCCAGCGGGAGATTTGCGCGTAAAACTCACCGCTGGCCAGATAGATGTCGTCCCACAGATCAAGCGACCCGTCCCACACTCGGCGATGCCCCAGCATCAACAGATTGGTGCGATTGATTGCGCGCCCGGCCGGGGAAATCGGCGCGGCACGGTCGAACGCCAGCACCTCGCGGTTATCGACCATCAGCACCTCGACCCGTGGATCGTCATACAGGAACAAGGCGTTATTGGTGCGATGGATGTTTTCCAGGGCAATCGGGTTGCAATCATTGAGACGCAGGCTCGCCACCCGCAACCGGAAGGTTTTCGGCGACCGGCTGGCGATCGTCAGTTGCGCGGCTCGCAATAACGCCAAGGTGTAGCAGCTATCACGGGTTCCTGAATGAATAGCCAATACCTTGAACTCACCGATCCGCTCCATACCGCCGGCGGCAACCCCCAGGCGCTGGATCAGCAATTGCAAGGCTGTTCGCTCGGCGCGGGAAAAAAAACTCAACAGTCTTTGCAGTATTTGCTGATAGACATAGTTCATGGCTTGGTCATGGATATTGGTCATCGTTATTTACCTGATACTCGTAAGTTGAATCTAGTGCAGACAGCCGCACGCACGGCGCAGGGAATAGTCAGTGAGTGAAGTTGGCGACAGGCTTTATTACCAAATGCTAACACTTAAGTTTTCAGATCAGCATTGATGAGGTGGCGCCCCTTTCAGCACCTTGCGCACACGCGTGACACCGTAAGACCACGGGTTTAAAGGACATTTGTGTTTGCGCGCAACATCCTAGGAAATGTCTTACAGAGTCCCACGGACGATGAATACAGGAAATAAAGAAAGAAGTTGCAGACGATTGTTCTACAACAGCAAAGAAGTGCGCTGCCTTCTGAATAGACAGCGGTGTAGCGCAATGAAAAGTATCGAATAGATACCCAGCCATGACTCATTCCTTGAGATGAAAGTAATCATTCAATTATCAGGGCTTAGTTACTGATTAGAAGCTACAGATCCAGAGCAAAAACCAGTTCAGTTGCTGAACTGTTCCGTCAATCAGTCAACGGGCGTTGGCTTTTAAAAGGTGCATAAAGCAAAAGAGTCCGTGGGGGCACGGACTCTTCGGGGAGGGATCAGGCCGGTTCAACCTGCAGCGCGACCCTTTCGCGGCAAGGGCATTCACCCATGTAGCGATGCGCTTCGACAAACTCGGTAAACGGGAAGACCCGGGTCTCGAGCGGCAGCAGAACGCGATCGGCGGTCAGCTGGTTGATGTCACGCAAGGCGCGTTGCAGGGCGACTTTGTCCTGGATGATGCCCAGTTCCGGTTTGCCGGTGAAGTTACCGATGCAATGCACGAAAAACTGGATGTTCTTCTGGAACGCCGCGCAGGCCGGGAATGGTGTCTGGTTGCCGCCTTGCAGGCCGTACAGAACCAGGCTGCCACGCGGAGCCAGCACATCACCGAGCAGTGACATCTGCGGGCCACCCAAGCCATCGAACACCACGTTCACGCCACGGTTTTCGGTGATCTTGTTGACCCGCATCAGCAGGTCTTCTTCCTCGGTCACGATGACTTTCTCGGCACCCAGCGCCAGCAGATATTCACGCTCTTGCGCCGACTTGGTAGCGGCTATCACCCGCACACCCAGCGCCTTGCCCAGTTGCACGAAGGATGGACCGGAGCAATGGCTGGCATCGGTGACCAGGGCGAAGTCGCCGGGTTTGACCCGCGCCAGATCGGCGTAGGCAAAATAGGCAACCAGCAGCGGCGTGTAATGGACAGCCGCCTGGATCGGGGTGAGTACGTCCGGATATCGGGTCAAGGACGAGCGTGGCAGCACGATCTGCTCGCCGTAGACCGGGTAATCGTTCGGGCTTTCGGCCGGGAAACTGGCGACCTTGTCGCCCACGGCCAGGTCATCGACACCTTCACCGACTGCGGTCACGATCCCGGCCATTTCCTGGCCAAGGCCCGAAGGCAGACGAGCGTGGGACGACGCCAGATTCTGACGCCAGAGAATGTCGTACCAGCTGATACCAATGGCTTCGACTCGCACCTGCACTTCGCCGGGTGCAGGCAGAGCCGCCGCATGCTCTTCGCATTTGAGCACCTCGGCTGAACCAAACTTGTGAAAACGAATAGTGCGGGACATCGCAAACCTCGCCAAATGAACCTCTAATGCCCTGAACTCTAGCTGGGCTTTCGACCCAACACTATCAGTGGCTATTAATAGTCGACATGCCTGTCATTGATTCCGCAGCTGCGGGGAACGTCGTCCAATGCCGTTCAATCGTGTAAGAAATCTGACCAGCCCTTGCAGGAAAATCTCAATTTATCGGTGCAGAGTACCAGCCTTTGCCCGTAATATTCCTGCTGGCCATTGTTCTCATATGGCCGCTCACGTCAAGTTTGCTGACTCTGCCAGGACTCCAGATGAATCGTAATGACCTGCGTCGTGTCGACCTGAACCTGTTGATCGTATTCGAAACCCTGATGCACGAACGCAGCGTGACCCGCGCTGCAGAGAAGCTGTTCCTCGGTCAACCGGCCATCAGTGCGGCGCTTTCGCGTCTGCGCGGGTTGTTCGATGATCCATTGTTTGTCCGTACCGGCCGCAGCATGGAACCTTCCGCGCGGGCCGTGGAAATCTTCGCCCTGCTCTCTCCGGCGCTGGATTCGATCTCCACCGCCGTCAGCCGGGCGGCCGACTTCGACCCCGCCACCAGCAACGCAGTGTTCCGCATCGGGCTGTCGGACGACGTCGAGTTCGCCCTGCTGCCGATGCTGCTCAAGCGCCTGCGTGCCGAATCGCCGGGGATCGTGCTGGTGGTGCGGCGGGTCAACTACATCCTGATGCCGGCGTTACTGGCCTCGGGTGAGATCTCCATCGGCGTCAGCTACACCACCGACTTGCCGGCGAACGCCAAGCGCAAAGTGCTGCGCCGCAGCTCGCCAAAACTGCTGCGCGCCGACTCGGTGCCCGGCCCCCTGAGCCTCGACGACTTCTGCGCGCGCCCCCACGCGCTGGTGTCCTTCGCCGGCGACCTCAGTGGCTTTATAGATGAAGAGCTGGAAAAGCTCGGACGCAAACGCCACGTGGTCCTCGCCGTTCCGCAATTCAACGGCCTGAGCACCCTCCTCTCCGGCACCGACATCGTCGCCACCGTACCGGACTACACCGCCGATGCGTTGACGGCCGCCGGTGGTGTGCGTGCTGAAGACCCACCGCTGCCGGTGCGCAGTTTCGAGCTGCACATGGCCTGGCGCGGATCCCAGGACAACGATCCGGGGGAGCGTTGGTTGCGCTCGCGGATTCAGATGTTCTTCGGGGATCCGGATAGCCTTGGTTAATCGCAACCTGTAGGAGCGAGCCTGCTCGCGATGGTCGTCAACGAGAATGCTGGCTGCCTGAATGCCCGCGGTGCCTGGACCTCCATCGCGAGCAGGCTCGCTCCTACAGGGGATTTGTGTATTTTCAGAAAGAGTGAATTACCTCAAACCCATTGATCGCCCCCAGTCAAAAGGCGCAGTCTAGAGAGCTGCCCCCGCGCTCCTATCATTCCGAATGATAGTTACCTTCGCCCCATTCGATTCGTGCGATATCCGCCCGCCCAGCATCATTCGCCCATCTCAATACATTGGCGGATGCATCCATGGAACAGTCACTCAAACATTTGCGCTTCCCGTTGGCTCTATTGGCCGTAGTGGTGCTCAGCGCGTGCGGCAAGGCGCCCGAAACCGCAGGTGCCCCGCCCGCTGCCAAGGTCAGCGTGGCCAAGGTGCTGGAGCAACCGGTCAACGAGTGGGACGAGTTCACCGGGCGCCTTGAAGCACCGGAAACCGTAGAG
This genomic interval from Pseudomonas putida contains the following:
- a CDS encoding zinc-dependent alcohol dehydrogenase family protein, producing MSRTIRFHKFGSAEVLKCEEHAAALPAPGEVQVRVEAIGISWYDILWRQNLASSHARLPSGLGQEMAGIVTAVGEGVDDLAVGDKVASFPAESPNDYPVYGEQIVLPRSSLTRYPDVLTPIQAAVHYTPLLVAYFAYADLARVKPGDFALVTDASHCSGPSFVQLGKALGVRVIAATKSAQEREYLLALGAEKVIVTEEEDLLMRVNKITENRGVNVVFDGLGGPQMSLLGDVLAPRGSLVLYGLQGGNQTPFPACAAFQKNIQFFVHCIGNFTGKPELGIIQDKVALQRALRDINQLTADRVLLPLETRVFPFTEFVEAHRYMGECPCRERVALQVEPA
- a CDS encoding PLP-dependent aminotransferase family protein; amino-acid sequence: MKEPRESVFAYQAVYRYLTSIIDESASDLHVRLPSLRHLAERLNVSISTIQYAYSLLEKEGRVYSVAKSGYYALPAPAINVLYQGNDLLESVYVNARRPGMLVLCSDEPALLQSIDSPLLLQERELLRQYPRQPQPNSQPCGELELRMALAARYTTSPVRCWHADDVYIGADLRGVLEILIAVLGLKDAVVVVESPCDWVILRLFQGAGVRVIEWPLQANGKLHHDRLKHLLETEPVRLVMVSSGLNMPRGSQAPDEDRQAVAQLLERHECWVLENDCYTELGFEAPGVRFRDLLAPQRLMIFSTFEKIIGPEAPYGYLLSRQLSGEWQRHFLLRAFRLSSIRQKAIARLYSNGRIDQHLQLLRRRLKESKTRMTHLLQERMGETLQFVEPQGGATIWLRSSRRVDVRQVFERLLNEQVVIAPGELFSLQGLHTQHLRLSHNVGSEHDLVTALSLLGDALRREAID
- a CDS encoding LysR family transcriptional regulator is translated as MNRNDLRRVDLNLLIVFETLMHERSVTRAAEKLFLGQPAISAALSRLRGLFDDPLFVRTGRSMEPSARAVEIFALLSPALDSISTAVSRAADFDPATSNAVFRIGLSDDVEFALLPMLLKRLRAESPGIVLVVRRVNYILMPALLASGEISIGVSYTTDLPANAKRKVLRRSSPKLLRADSVPGPLSLDDFCARPHALVSFAGDLSGFIDEELEKLGRKRHVVLAVPQFNGLSTLLSGTDIVATVPDYTADALTAAGGVRAEDPPLPVRSFELHMAWRGSQDNDPGERWLRSRIQMFFGDPDSLG